A portion of the Pseudorasbora parva isolate DD20220531a chromosome 1, ASM2467924v1, whole genome shotgun sequence genome contains these proteins:
- the puf60b gene encoding poly(U)-binding-splicing factor PUF60-B isoform X2, whose amino-acid sequence MMENGQGTGAKLGLPPLTPEQQEALQKAKKYAMEQSIKSVLVKQTIAHQQQQLTNLQVAAQRQRALAIMCRVYVGSIYYELGEDTIRQAFAPFGPIKSIDMSWDSVTMKHKGFAFVEYEVPEAAQLALEQMNSVMLGGRNIKVGRPSNIGQAQPIIDQLAEEARAFNRIYVASIHPDLSDEDIKSVFEAFGKIKSCMLVREPTTGKHKGYGFIEYEKPQSSLDAVSSMNLFDLGGQYLRVGKAVTPPMPLLTPMTPGGLPPAAAVAAAAATAKITAQEAVAGATVLGSLASPAHILSQQMGLPQAVLAAQAPGIITGVTPARPSLPVVPQVGLVNPVLASPPVTISASMGTPTSAAQTHTEVKREEDNRRTEDDQSAPVGNGQDSELEQLSVSGSGGKQTVMQSKSTVMVLRNMVGPEDIDDDLEGEVMEECGKYGAVNRVIIYQERQGEEDDAEIIVKIFVEFSDADEMNKAIQALNNRWFAGRKVVAELYDQERFNNSDLTA is encoded by the exons ATGATGGAGAATGGACAAGGCACAGGTGCAAAGCTTGGATTACCGCCTCTTACTCCAGAGCAGCAGGAGGCGCTACAGAAG GCTAAGAAGTATGCAATGGAACAGAGCATCAAGAGTGTTTTAGTGAAACAGACCATCGcccaccagcagcagcagctcaCAAACTTACAG GTGGCAGCACAAAGGCAGAGAGCTCTGGCCATCATGTGCCGTGTGTATGTGGGCTCCATTTATTACGAGCTGGGGGAGGATACCATCAGGCAGGCTTTCGCCCCTTTTGGACCCATTAAGAGCATCGATATGTCCTGGGACTCTGTCACCATGAAACACAAG GGCTTTGCCTTTGTGGAGTATGAAGTTCCTGAAGCAGCTCAGCTGGCGTTGGAGCAAATGAACTCAGTCATGCTGGGTGGGAGGAACATTAAG GTGGGGCGGCCAAGTAACATTGGACAGGCGCAGCCTATCATCGACCAACTGGCAGAGGAGGCACGTGCCTTCAATCGAATCTATGTAGCCTCTATCCACCCTGATCTATCTGATGAGGACATCAAGAGCGTCTTTGAGGCCTTCGGAAAGATTAAAAGTTGCATGCTGGTACGGGAACCGACCACAGGAAAGCACAAGGGCTACGGATTTATTG AATACGAAAAGCCTCAATCATCGCTGGATGCCGTCTCATCAATGAACCTGTTTGACCTTGGAGGTCAGTACCTAAGAGTGGGAAAGGCTGTTACCCCTCCTATGCCTCTCTTGACACCCATGACCCCGGGAGGTCTGCCCCCTGCTGCAGCCGTGGCGGCTGCTGCTGCCACCGCCAAGATCACTGCCCAG GAGGCTGTTGCTGGAGCGACAGTGCTGGGTTCTCTTGCCTCACCAGCACACATTCTCAGTCAGCAAATGGGACTTCCACAGGCTGTACTGGCTGCCCAGGCCCCTGGCATCATCACAG GTGTGACGCCTGCTCGCCCCTCTCTCCCTGTAGTCCCCCAGGTTGGTTTGGTCAACCCAGTACTAGCATCCCCACCAGTCACAATATCTGCTTCTATGGGAACACCCACATCTGCAGCTCAAACACATACAGAAGTCAAGAGAGAGGAAGACAACAGGCGGACTGAAGATGATCAGAGTGCGCCAGTTGGAAATGGACAGGATAGTGAACTGGAGCAGCTGAGTGTCAGTGGGAGTGGAGGAAAACAAACGGTCATGCAGTCAAAG TCAACAGTTATGGTGCTACGCAACATGGTAGGCCCAGAGGATATTGATGACGACCTAGAAGGCGAAGTGATGGAGGAATGTGGAAAGTACGGTGCTGTTAATCGGGTTATCATATACCAGGAACGACAGGGTGAGGAGGACGATGCCGAGATAATAGTGAAGATCTTCGTGGAATTCTCTGATGCTGATGAAATGAACAAGGCCATACAGGCTCTCAACAACCGCTGGTTTGCAGGTCGCAAGGTTGTTGCCGAGTTGTACGATCAAGAGCGTTTTAATAACAGTGACCTCACTGCATAG
- the puf60b gene encoding poly(U)-binding-splicing factor PUF60-B isoform X1, translating into MMENGQGTGAKLGLPPLTPEQQEALQKAKKYAMEQSIKSVLVKQTIAHQQQQLTNLQMAAVTMGFGDPLSSLQSVAAQRQRALAIMCRVYVGSIYYELGEDTIRQAFAPFGPIKSIDMSWDSVTMKHKGFAFVEYEVPEAAQLALEQMNSVMLGGRNIKVGRPSNIGQAQPIIDQLAEEARAFNRIYVASIHPDLSDEDIKSVFEAFGKIKSCMLVREPTTGKHKGYGFIEYEKPQSSLDAVSSMNLFDLGGQYLRVGKAVTPPMPLLTPMTPGGLPPAAAVAAAAATAKITAQEAVAGATVLGSLASPAHILSQQMGLPQAVLAAQAPGIITGVTPARPSLPVVPQVGLVNPVLASPPVTISASMGTPTSAAQTHTEVKREEDNRRTEDDQSAPVGNGQDSELEQLSVSGSGGKQTVMQSKSTVMVLRNMVGPEDIDDDLEGEVMEECGKYGAVNRVIIYQERQGEEDDAEIIVKIFVEFSDADEMNKAIQALNNRWFAGRKVVAELYDQERFNNSDLTA; encoded by the exons ATGATGGAGAATGGACAAGGCACAGGTGCAAAGCTTGGATTACCGCCTCTTACTCCAGAGCAGCAGGAGGCGCTACAGAAG GCTAAGAAGTATGCAATGGAACAGAGCATCAAGAGTGTTTTAGTGAAACAGACCATCGcccaccagcagcagcagctcaCAAACTTACAG ATGGCAGCAGTGACAATGGGCTTTGGAGATCCTCTCTCATCTTTACAATCG GTGGCAGCACAAAGGCAGAGAGCTCTGGCCATCATGTGCCGTGTGTATGTGGGCTCCATTTATTACGAGCTGGGGGAGGATACCATCAGGCAGGCTTTCGCCCCTTTTGGACCCATTAAGAGCATCGATATGTCCTGGGACTCTGTCACCATGAAACACAAG GGCTTTGCCTTTGTGGAGTATGAAGTTCCTGAAGCAGCTCAGCTGGCGTTGGAGCAAATGAACTCAGTCATGCTGGGTGGGAGGAACATTAAG GTGGGGCGGCCAAGTAACATTGGACAGGCGCAGCCTATCATCGACCAACTGGCAGAGGAGGCACGTGCCTTCAATCGAATCTATGTAGCCTCTATCCACCCTGATCTATCTGATGAGGACATCAAGAGCGTCTTTGAGGCCTTCGGAAAGATTAAAAGTTGCATGCTGGTACGGGAACCGACCACAGGAAAGCACAAGGGCTACGGATTTATTG AATACGAAAAGCCTCAATCATCGCTGGATGCCGTCTCATCAATGAACCTGTTTGACCTTGGAGGTCAGTACCTAAGAGTGGGAAAGGCTGTTACCCCTCCTATGCCTCTCTTGACACCCATGACCCCGGGAGGTCTGCCCCCTGCTGCAGCCGTGGCGGCTGCTGCTGCCACCGCCAAGATCACTGCCCAG GAGGCTGTTGCTGGAGCGACAGTGCTGGGTTCTCTTGCCTCACCAGCACACATTCTCAGTCAGCAAATGGGACTTCCACAGGCTGTACTGGCTGCCCAGGCCCCTGGCATCATCACAG GTGTGACGCCTGCTCGCCCCTCTCTCCCTGTAGTCCCCCAGGTTGGTTTGGTCAACCCAGTACTAGCATCCCCACCAGTCACAATATCTGCTTCTATGGGAACACCCACATCTGCAGCTCAAACACATACAGAAGTCAAGAGAGAGGAAGACAACAGGCGGACTGAAGATGATCAGAGTGCGCCAGTTGGAAATGGACAGGATAGTGAACTGGAGCAGCTGAGTGTCAGTGGGAGTGGAGGAAAACAAACGGTCATGCAGTCAAAG TCAACAGTTATGGTGCTACGCAACATGGTAGGCCCAGAGGATATTGATGACGACCTAGAAGGCGAAGTGATGGAGGAATGTGGAAAGTACGGTGCTGTTAATCGGGTTATCATATACCAGGAACGACAGGGTGAGGAGGACGATGCCGAGATAATAGTGAAGATCTTCGTGGAATTCTCTGATGCTGATGAAATGAACAAGGCCATACAGGCTCTCAACAACCGCTGGTTTGCAGGTCGCAAGGTTGTTGCCGAGTTGTACGATCAAGAGCGTTTTAATAACAGTGACCTCACTGCATAG